A window of the Bacillus andreraoultii genome harbors these coding sequences:
- a CDS encoding O-acetylhomoserine aminocarboxypropyltransferase/cysteine synthase family protein: MSKDYRDETILLHGGQEVDPTTGSRAVPIYQTTSYVFISAEHAANLFGLKETGNIYSRIMNPTVDVFEKRVAALEGGTAAVATASGSAAITYAILNVAETGDEIVAANNLYGGTFNLFANTIKKFGITVKFVDASNPENFREAVTPRTRAFFGEIIGNPSLQIFDIEAVGKIAKEVGVPLIIDNTFAPYSAKPIKWGANVVVHSATKWIGGHGNSIGGVVVDGGNFDYSIENLPSFNEPDPGYHGLKYADLGDVAFATKLRVQLLRDTGACLSPQNAYYFLLGLETLHLRIERHNENALKVANYLQEHPLVEWVSYPGLPDHPSYELAQKYLKYGAGSIIVFGIKGGRDAGREVINNVQLFSHVANVGDAKSLIIHPASTTHSQLSDEELVLSGTIPELIRLSIGIEHVDDIINDLEQAIAKAVDSAVVVK, from the coding sequence ATGTCAAAAGATTACAGAGATGAAACGATTTTATTACATGGTGGTCAAGAGGTTGACCCAACAACAGGATCACGTGCAGTACCAATTTATCAAACAACATCTTATGTTTTTATCAGTGCAGAACATGCTGCCAACCTTTTTGGTTTAAAAGAAACAGGAAATATTTACTCGCGAATTATGAATCCGACAGTTGATGTGTTTGAAAAGCGCGTCGCTGCATTAGAAGGTGGCACCGCAGCTGTTGCAACTGCTTCTGGATCTGCAGCAATTACATATGCCATCCTGAATGTTGCTGAAACAGGTGATGAAATTGTTGCTGCAAATAATTTGTATGGAGGTACATTTAACTTATTTGCCAATACAATTAAAAAATTTGGTATTACTGTAAAATTTGTCGATGCAAGCAATCCAGAAAATTTCAGAGAAGCAGTAACTCCAAGAACAAGGGCTTTCTTTGGTGAAATTATTGGAAATCCGAGCTTGCAAATATTTGATATTGAAGCAGTTGGTAAGATTGCAAAAGAAGTGGGAGTTCCACTAATTATTGATAATACATTTGCTCCATACAGTGCAAAGCCAATTAAATGGGGGGCGAATGTTGTTGTCCACTCCGCAACAAAGTGGATTGGAGGACATGGGAATTCAATCGGCGGAGTTGTCGTTGATGGCGGGAACTTTGATTATAGCATTGAAAATTTACCGAGCTTTAATGAACCAGATCCTGGTTATCATGGCTTGAAGTATGCAGATTTAGGTGATGTTGCGTTTGCGACAAAACTACGCGTACAATTATTACGTGACACAGGTGCTTGCTTAAGCCCTCAAAATGCTTATTATTTCTTACTGGGGCTTGAAACACTCCATTTACGGATTGAGCGGCATAATGAAAATGCTTTAAAAGTGGCAAATTACTTACAAGAACATCCACTAGTCGAGTGGGTATCCTATCCAGGCCTTCCAGATCATCCGTCTTATGAACTCGCTCAAAAATATTTAAAATATGGTGCAGGTTCGATCATTGTGTTTGGGATAAAAGGCGGAAGAGATGCAGGTAGAGAAGTGATTAATAACGTTCAATTATTTTCTCATGTAGCGAATGTTGGAGATGCCAAATCACTTATCATTCACCCAGCATCAACTACTCACTCACAATTAAGTGATGAAGAGTTAGTATTATCAGGGACGATTCCAGAACTCATCCGATTATCAATTGGGATTGAGCATGTAGACGATATTATTAATGACTTAGAACAGGCTATTGCCAAAGCTGTAGATTCGGCCGTTGTTGTAAAATAA
- a CDS encoding lysophospholipid acyltransferase family protein, translating into MYAFIGKIATMILTTFSKISVKNIEHLPKDTGYIIACNHTSWVEIFGLGVAILPRQIHFMAKKELFNNKYVGKFLSSLNAFPVDRENPGTSSIKIPVNRLKDGNVVGIFPSGTRDESAPLKRGVVTIANLAKVPIIPCAYTGPTNVKEILKRKKINVIIGEPMYVNVRGKDALLEKTEELSDRIQNLEWEIILLGSVKV; encoded by the coding sequence GTGTACGCATTTATTGGAAAAATTGCAACGATGATATTAACAACATTCTCGAAAATTTCAGTAAAAAACATCGAACATTTACCCAAAGATACAGGATATATAATTGCCTGCAATCATACGAGTTGGGTAGAAATTTTTGGGTTAGGGGTTGCAATATTACCGAGACAAATTCATTTTATGGCTAAAAAAGAACTGTTCAACAATAAATACGTGGGAAAATTTTTATCCAGTTTAAATGCATTTCCTGTTGATCGCGAAAATCCTGGAACAAGCAGTATAAAAATTCCTGTGAACAGGTTGAAAGATGGGAATGTAGTAGGGATTTTTCCAAGTGGGACTAGAGATGAGTCAGCACCACTAAAACGTGGGGTTGTCACAATAGCGAATCTAGCAAAAGTGCCAATTATCCCATGTGCATATACTGGCCCGACCAATGTGAAGGAGATATTAAAAAGGAAAAAGATCAATGTCATTATTGGTGAACCAATGTATGTGAATGTAAGAGGTAAGGATGCATTATTAGAGAAAACGGAAGAGCTTTCTGACCGAATTCAAAATCTTGAATGGGAAATTATATTACTAGGCTCTGTTAAAGTTTAA
- a CDS encoding GNAT family N-acetyltransferase → METKKLPKVILRELTLDDVEDRYQWCLDKEVTKHLNMPDKYPPFSREETLNWIKMCIEKTNGYEQKAIVTEQGKHIGWIDLKNIDKLNKHAELGIAIGDKNYWGKGYGLSAMQEMLLWGFNELELNKIWLRVEVDNERAIKSYKRMGYVEEGILRQDRLRNKKFVDRLRLSILKDEFFSKRKF, encoded by the coding sequence ATGGAAACAAAAAAACTGCCAAAAGTAATACTAAGAGAATTAACTCTTGATGATGTCGAAGACCGATATCAATGGTGTTTAGATAAAGAAGTAACAAAACATTTAAATATGCCAGATAAATATCCACCATTTAGCAGAGAAGAAACTCTAAATTGGATTAAGATGTGCATTGAAAAAACAAATGGATATGAACAAAAAGCGATAGTAACTGAACAGGGTAAACATATAGGTTGGATTGACCTGAAAAACATCGATAAATTAAACAAACACGCCGAATTAGGCATAGCAATAGGTGATAAAAACTATTGGGGAAAAGGGTATGGATTATCTGCGATGCAAGAAATGCTTTTGTGGGGGTTTAATGAATTAGAACTTAACAAGATTTGGCTTAGAGTTGAGGTTGATAATGAAAGAGCCATAAAATCTTATAAACGAATGGGTTATGTCGAAGAAGGTATTTTGAGACAAGACCGATTAAGAAATAAAAAATTTGTTGACCGTTTAAGATTGAGTATTCTTAAAGATGAGTTCTTCAGCAAAAGAAAGTTTTAG
- a CDS encoding IS1595 family transposase: MRATVILKAIQKLNPAEKHRLREYLIDALTASSSTGTVLQEISERKNKNGYRCPDCESEHIVRFGKYSTIVEGEEVKKQRYRCKACKKTFTDLTHTALYRTRRLNQWMKFIECMIEGYSLRKSAELIGNVTHVTLFYWRHKLLSSLKQLEISNFEGIVEMDETYFLYSEKGQRKIKDRKPRKRGGSAKKRGISNEQVCVLVARDRDKMTFSQVLGMGRLTKEQLDKAIGHKLSSENILCTDSWRAFKTYAAEKGMVIYQFKSDGKVRTKGLYHIQNVNNYHRRLKGWIQRFNGVATKYLNNYLVWFQVLESIQHQRNEVTMNDLIIRGNLTQNSETFDTIRLNKIVI; the protein is encoded by the coding sequence ATGAGAGCAACTGTTATTCTTAAAGCCATTCAAAAACTAAATCCAGCAGAAAAACATCGATTACGAGAATATTTAATTGATGCACTTACAGCATCCTCCTCAACAGGAACCGTTCTTCAAGAAATATCTGAGCGTAAAAACAAGAATGGTTATCGTTGTCCAGATTGTGAATCGGAGCATATTGTTCGGTTTGGAAAATATTCAACTATCGTTGAAGGAGAAGAAGTTAAAAAGCAACGTTATCGATGCAAAGCGTGTAAAAAGACATTTACCGACCTTACACATACAGCTTTATATCGAACTCGTCGTCTTAACCAATGGATGAAGTTTATCGAGTGTATGATAGAAGGATATTCATTACGTAAGTCTGCTGAATTGATTGGCAATGTTACTCACGTCACATTATTTTATTGGAGACACAAGCTCTTATCTTCGTTAAAACAATTGGAAATATCAAACTTTGAAGGTATCGTTGAAATGGACGAGACCTATTTCTTGTACTCAGAAAAAGGACAGAGAAAAATTAAAGATAGAAAGCCCCGCAAGCGTGGTGGTTCTGCAAAGAAACGTGGTATAAGCAATGAACAAGTATGTGTTCTAGTTGCAAGGGACCGTGACAAAATGACTTTTTCACAGGTATTAGGAATGGGTAGATTAACAAAAGAACAATTGGACAAAGCTATCGGTCATAAACTTTCAAGTGAAAATATATTATGTACCGATTCTTGGCGTGCCTTTAAAACATACGCTGCTGAAAAAGGAATGGTTATTTATCAATTCAAGTCTGATGGTAAGGTTCGTACAAAGGGGTTATACCATATTCAGAACGTCAATAATTACCATCGAAGGCTTAAAGGATGGATACAACGATTTAACGGTGTTGCTACTAAGTACCTAAACAATTACCTTGTCTGGTTTCAGGTATTAGAAAGCATTCAACATCAAAGAAATGAAGTCACGATGAATGACTTGATTATTAGAGGGAACTTAACACAAAATTCGGAAACCTTTGATACAATTAGGTTAAATAAAATTGTGATATAA
- a CDS encoding NADPH:quinone oxidoreductase family protein: MKPFKAFVVDKLVDNQIELKVTELTINDLPEGDVIIEVQYSSVNYKDGLASISNGGIVRNYPFVPGIDLAGVVLVSNDSRYKIGDEVLVTGYDLGVNHYGGYSEIARVPGDWIVPIPDGLTMKETMAIGTAGFTAALSIHRLEENGLSRDKGTVLVTGASGGVGSSAIGMLKKLGYTITASTRKTAEHDYLKQIGASEIISLDELSNPKKRPLLKQRWAACIDPVAGEYLPTILSSIQYGGSVALSGLTAGNNFTSTVFPFILRGVNLLGIDSVFCPMETRLAIWNRLAKEMKPDNLLESIAHEITLEQLPQGLQQILNGEMKGRTIVKLS; this comes from the coding sequence ATGAAACCATTTAAGGCATTCGTTGTTGATAAATTAGTAGATAATCAAATAGAATTAAAAGTTACGGAGCTAACAATCAATGATTTACCTGAAGGAGACGTAATCATAGAAGTTCAATACTCAAGTGTCAACTATAAAGATGGCTTAGCTTCTATTTCAAATGGTGGCATTGTGAGAAACTATCCATTTGTTCCAGGAATTGATTTAGCGGGGGTAGTACTCGTATCAAACGATTCCCGTTACAAAATAGGTGACGAAGTATTAGTGACTGGGTATGATCTAGGTGTGAACCATTATGGAGGATACAGCGAAATTGCTCGTGTTCCAGGAGATTGGATTGTTCCGATACCTGATGGGTTAACAATGAAGGAGACGATGGCTATTGGAACAGCTGGGTTTACGGCCGCTTTGTCTATTCATCGTCTAGAAGAGAACGGATTATCCCGAGATAAGGGAACTGTTTTAGTTACAGGAGCATCGGGTGGAGTTGGAAGTAGTGCAATAGGAATGTTGAAAAAATTAGGTTATACAATTACTGCAAGTACCCGCAAAACAGCCGAACATGATTATTTGAAACAAATTGGAGCCAGTGAAATAATTTCTCTGGATGAACTTTCGAATCCGAAAAAACGTCCACTATTAAAGCAAAGATGGGCAGCCTGTATAGATCCGGTAGCTGGAGAATATTTACCAACGATTTTATCATCCATTCAGTATGGTGGTTCTGTTGCCCTTAGCGGTTTAACAGCTGGAAACAATTTTACGAGTACCGTTTTTCCTTTTATCTTACGTGGAGTAAATTTGTTAGGAATTGATTCAGTTTTTTGTCCAATGGAGACACGTCTTGCAATTTGGAATCGTTTAGCAAAGGAAATGAAACCAGATAACTTATTGGAATCGATCGCACATGAAATAACTTTGGAACAATTACCACAAGGTTTACAACAAATTTTAAACGGAGAAATGAAAGGTCGAACAATTGTGAAGTTATCGTAA
- a CDS encoding ABC transporter ATP-binding protein produces MFSVLTKLQWFFKEYWQRYVVAIALLILANFIEVIPPMMIGSVIDDIFLGHLTNDKFLFYLIFLSGLAVVNYFVTYKWQYNLFGGAFIVEKSLRSKLMNHFLRMSPTFYEKNRTGDLMARATNDLRSVSVTAGFGILTLVDSTLYMLTILLMMGFLVSWKLTLASILPLPILAITMKILGDKIHHHYTIAQDAFGEMNDRVLESVSGVRVVRAYNQERAEEQLFEKMTEDVFQKNVKVEKIDAYFFPISRILTGASFSIGLSFGAYLIFQQQITIGELVSFNVYLGMLTWPMYAIGELINVMQRGNASLDRVQETLNYKEDVPNPKQPKQVEKLSTIDFNQVNFQYPTSHSKNLQDISLHIKQGETIGIVGKTGSGKTTFIKQLLREYPLGAGKINFADIQIDEQNKQDVLKLIGYVPQDTFLFSRSVKENILFGNEDATEEEMMKAISLADFDKDLNLLPQGLNTLVGEKGVALSGGQKQRISIARALIKNPEILILDDALSAVDGKTEAKIINNLRKERAGKTTFITTHRLSAVEHAHWIIVLDEGRVIDAGRHRELIERDGWYKEQFQLQQYGTVKKEVEV; encoded by the coding sequence ATGTTTAGTGTACTAACAAAATTACAATGGTTTTTTAAAGAGTATTGGCAGCGATATGTTGTTGCAATTGCATTATTAATACTCGCTAACTTTATTGAAGTTATTCCACCAATGATGATAGGTTCAGTTATTGATGATATTTTTCTAGGACATTTAACCAATGATAAATTCCTATTTTACTTGATATTCTTAAGCGGGTTAGCAGTGGTAAACTACTTTGTCACCTATAAATGGCAATACAATTTATTCGGTGGAGCATTTATCGTTGAAAAATCACTACGATCAAAATTAATGAATCATTTTCTTCGCATGTCGCCAACATTTTATGAAAAAAATCGAACGGGTGATTTAATGGCCCGCGCGACAAATGATTTACGTTCCGTTTCTGTAACGGCTGGTTTTGGCATATTAACATTAGTGGATTCGACTTTGTATATGTTAACCATTTTGTTGATGATGGGATTTCTAGTTTCATGGAAATTAACGCTTGCAAGTATTTTACCGTTACCAATTCTTGCAATAACGATGAAAATATTAGGAGATAAAATTCATCACCACTATACAATTGCTCAAGACGCATTTGGTGAGATGAATGACCGGGTTCTTGAATCTGTCTCAGGTGTTCGAGTTGTTCGGGCTTACAATCAAGAAAGGGCAGAGGAGCAACTTTTTGAAAAGATGACAGAAGATGTTTTTCAAAAAAATGTAAAAGTGGAAAAGATTGATGCGTACTTTTTTCCAATTTCGCGGATTTTAACAGGTGCAAGTTTTAGTATAGGTTTATCTTTTGGGGCATACTTGATTTTTCAACAACAAATTACAATCGGCGAACTCGTATCTTTTAACGTGTATTTAGGGATGTTAACTTGGCCAATGTATGCAATTGGTGAATTAATCAATGTTATGCAGCGAGGTAATGCGTCGCTTGATCGGGTACAAGAAACGTTAAATTATAAGGAAGATGTACCAAATCCAAAGCAACCAAAACAAGTTGAGAAATTAAGTACGATTGATTTTAATCAAGTGAATTTTCAATATCCAACTTCTCATTCGAAAAATTTACAAGATATATCCCTTCATATTAAGCAAGGAGAAACGATTGGCATTGTTGGTAAAACAGGGAGTGGAAAAACAACCTTTATCAAGCAATTGTTGCGTGAATATCCGCTTGGTGCAGGAAAAATAAATTTCGCTGATATCCAGATTGATGAGCAAAATAAACAAGATGTTCTAAAGTTGATTGGGTATGTACCTCAAGATACGTTTTTATTTAGTCGCAGTGTAAAGGAAAATATTTTATTTGGAAATGAAGATGCAACTGAAGAAGAAATGATGAAAGCAATTTCTCTTGCAGATTTTGATAAAGACTTAAATTTGCTACCACAAGGATTAAATACGTTAGTTGGTGAAAAAGGGGTCGCTTTATCCGGTGGTCAAAAGCAAAGAATTTCAATTGCTCGAGCTTTAATAAAAAACCCTGAAATTCTTATATTAGACGATGCTCTCTCTGCTGTTGACGGTAAAACAGAGGCGAAGATTATTAATAATTTACGGAAAGAGCGTGCGGGAAAAACAACTTTCATTACTACTCATCGTCTCTCAGCAGTTGAACATGCTCATTGGATTATTGTTTTAGATGAGGGAAGAGTGATTGATGCGGGTCGTCATCGTGAATTAATAGAAAGAGATGGCTGGTATAAAGAGCAGTTTCAACTTCAACAATATGGAACGGTTAAGAAGGAGGTTGAAGTATAA
- a CDS encoding ABC transporter ATP-binding protein, with the protein MVGRRLFQYAMYYKRMIIVALIMLTIAVTAEVLSPFVAKTIIDNHIMAKHADFSMIMKLIVLYFGLFVIAGIFNYGQYYYLQKAANRIIQKMRNDLFKKIQTLPISYFDNLPAGKVVARITNDTEAIRDLYVAVLSNFFTGFVYLIGIYTAMFLLDAKLAMIFTLLIPIIIVWMIIYRKFAAKYNHVIRSKISEINAMINESIAGMPIIQAFNREKKTRQEFEHLNETHFRYQNKLLTLNSLSSGNLVGFLKAIVIVAFIWYFGGDAITTRTTLTVGVLYAYVDYINRLFNPIHNIVNQFSNLEASLVAGERVFLLLDEKGIQVSDEKIPRYKGNVQFNHVYFAYKENEYVLNDIHFQANQGETIAFVGHTGSGKSSIMNLLFRFYDPSRGEIFIDGVDITKVPQQTIREHMAIVLQEPFLFSGTIYSNVSLNDPKITREMAERALRAVGADFVFNQFERGIDEPVLEKGSTLSSGQRQLISFARALAFNPAILILDEATSNIDTETEKVIQQAMDVVKQGRTTFIIAHRLSTIKNADQIIVLDRGNISEYGNHEQLMEKKGKYYQMYQLQLGHKLGEVG; encoded by the coding sequence ATGGTTGGACGACGCTTATTTCAGTATGCTATGTATTATAAACGTATGATTATTGTCGCGTTAATTATGTTAACAATTGCCGTTACGGCAGAGGTGCTTAGTCCATTTGTCGCAAAAACCATTATTGATAATCATATTATGGCAAAACACGCAGATTTTTCCATGATAATGAAATTAATCGTTCTTTACTTTGGATTATTTGTGATTGCTGGTATTTTTAACTATGGTCAATACTATTATTTACAAAAAGCAGCTAATCGGATTATTCAAAAAATGCGTAATGACTTATTTAAAAAGATTCAAACATTACCAATTTCTTATTTTGATAATTTACCTGCTGGCAAGGTCGTTGCGCGTATTACAAATGATACAGAAGCGATTCGCGATTTATACGTAGCGGTGTTATCAAACTTTTTCACTGGGTTTGTTTATTTAATAGGGATTTATACAGCGATGTTTCTATTAGATGCGAAACTTGCGATGATTTTTACATTACTAATTCCAATTATTATTGTCTGGATGATTATTTATCGGAAATTTGCAGCAAAATACAACCATGTTATCCGGTCAAAAATTAGTGAGATTAATGCAATGATTAATGAATCGATTGCAGGAATGCCAATTATTCAAGCATTTAATCGAGAAAAGAAGACTCGTCAGGAGTTCGAGCATTTGAATGAAACACATTTTCGTTATCAAAATAAACTTTTAACACTAAACTCATTATCTTCAGGAAATTTAGTCGGGTTTTTGAAGGCTATTGTCATTGTTGCTTTTATTTGGTATTTTGGCGGAGATGCTATAACAACTAGAACGACTTTAACTGTTGGTGTTCTTTATGCGTATGTTGATTATATTAACCGTCTGTTTAATCCAATTCATAATATCGTTAATCAGTTTAGTAATTTAGAAGCGTCTTTAGTTGCTGGAGAGCGAGTGTTCCTTTTATTAGATGAGAAAGGAATACAGGTAAGCGATGAAAAGATACCACGTTATAAGGGAAATGTGCAATTTAATCATGTTTACTTTGCTTATAAGGAAAATGAATATGTGTTAAATGACATTCATTTTCAAGCGAATCAAGGAGAGACGATCGCTTTTGTCGGTCACACTGGTTCAGGGAAGAGCTCGATCATGAACTTGTTGTTTCGGTTTTATGATCCGAGTCGTGGTGAAATATTCATTGATGGAGTCGATATTACAAAAGTTCCCCAACAGACGATTCGTGAGCATATGGCAATTGTGTTACAAGAACCATTTTTATTTTCTGGGACAATTTACTCGAATGTAAGTTTAAATGATCCAAAAATTACAAGAGAAATGGCTGAAAGAGCATTACGTGCAGTTGGTGCAGATTTCGTTTTTAATCAATTTGAACGAGGTATAGATGAACCAGTTCTTGAAAAAGGGAGTACATTATCCTCTGGTCAGCGACAACTAATTTCATTTGCACGGGCGTTAGCATTTAATCCTGCAATATTAATATTAGATGAAGCAACATCAAATATTGATACAGAAACAGAAAAAGTTATTCAACAGGCAATGGATGTGGTGAAACAAGGACGAACGACATTCATTATTGCTCATCGTCTATCCACGATAAAAAATGCTGATCAAATTATTGTTTTAGATCGTGGAAATATATCTGAGTATGGAAACCATGAACAACTAATGGAGAAAAAAGGAAAGTATTACCAAATGTATCAACTTCAGTTAGGACATAAACTTGGGGAAGTAGGGTAA
- a CDS encoding phosphatase PAP2 family protein, whose amino-acid sequence MNKIRPFGGLLNISILCLIVFMFMAIFVKEDLMERFDLAVIQFVQGLESESLTKIMFVFTKIGSFPFVITIFFMSSLFLYFVLHHRSELVLYGGLLIVTQIANQLLKSFFQRTRPEFHRLVEIGGYSFPSGHAMSAFTVYTILAFLFWRHIRTAFGRFLLLAVSILFILLIGISRIYLGVHFPSDIIGGYSMSAFLCGIGIWNFLKVRANPEKQYKVS is encoded by the coding sequence ATGAATAAAATAAGACCGTTTGGTGGACTACTCAACATAAGCATTTTATGTTTAATTGTCTTTATGTTTATGGCTATTTTTGTAAAAGAAGATCTGATGGAGAGGTTCGACTTAGCCGTTATTCAGTTTGTTCAAGGATTAGAATCAGAAAGTTTAACAAAGATTATGTTCGTTTTTACAAAAATCGGTTCTTTTCCATTTGTTATAACAATTTTTTTCATGTCATCTTTATTTTTATATTTTGTGTTGCATCATCGCAGCGAATTAGTTCTATATGGTGGGCTTCTCATCGTGACACAAATCGCTAATCAATTATTAAAGTCATTCTTTCAAAGAACGCGGCCTGAATTTCATCGTTTAGTTGAAATTGGTGGGTACAGTTTTCCGAGTGGACATGCGATGTCTGCTTTTACTGTATATACGATCTTGGCATTTTTATTTTGGCGACATATTCGAACTGCTTTCGGCCGATTTTTGTTACTCGCTGTTAGTATACTATTTATCCTCTTAATTGGTATTAGTCGAATATATCTTGGTGTTCATTTTCCATCTGATATTATTGGTGGATATAGTATGAGTGCATTCCTCTGTGGAATAGGAATATGGAATTTTCTTAAAGTTCGGGCGAATCCTGAGAAACAATATAAAGTTTCTTAA
- a CDS encoding GNAT family N-acetyltransferase — protein MVTLRRVVREDLHVVVEIENACFIQGEAATEIALKERMITIPDTFIVASIGHKIVGFVNGPVISYEFITDDLFLTVKRNSETGGHQSILGLAVLQEYQNRGIGGALLSYLEKIAQKQESETVTLTCKGKYIPFYENHGYRNEGSSVSQLGGETWYNMIKRFG, from the coding sequence ATGGTTACGTTGCGCAGAGTGGTACGAGAAGACTTACATGTAGTAGTTGAAATTGAGAATGCATGTTTTATTCAAGGCGAAGCAGCAACAGAAATTGCATTAAAAGAGCGAATGATAACAATTCCCGATACGTTTATTGTTGCAAGTATTGGTCATAAAATTGTTGGCTTTGTTAATGGACCAGTCATTTCATACGAATTTATTACGGATGATTTATTTCTTACTGTTAAACGCAATTCTGAAACTGGTGGGCATCAAAGTATCCTAGGTTTAGCCGTATTACAAGAATATCAAAATCGAGGAATTGGTGGAGCACTATTAAGTTACCTTGAAAAAATTGCACAGAAACAAGAAAGTGAAACCGTCACATTAACGTGTAAAGGAAAATATATTCCATTTTATGAAAACCATGGATATAGGAATGAAGGCAGCTCTGTATCCCAACTTGGAGGAGAAACTTGGTATAATATGATTAAGCGGTTTGGATAA
- a CDS encoding NUDIX hydrolase: MDIQEIFKKVQEHQATILGKENFRLYGILVPLVRIDGEIHLIFEVRSLQLKRQPGEICFPGGGVEKTDRSPKEAAIRETTEELGIDKSFITNVHPLNYFVQSMEGRIIYPYVGLIESIDAIQPNPDEVKEIFTVPLQFFKDNEPEEHGLSFQIQHNEDFPYHLIPGGKNYSWRTREITEYFYFYKDYVIWGLTANILRHFLSIILEDK, translated from the coding sequence ATGGATATTCAAGAGATTTTTAAAAAAGTGCAAGAACATCAAGCAACTATTTTAGGGAAAGAAAATTTTCGGCTATATGGTATACTCGTTCCTTTAGTCCGTATTGATGGTGAGATTCACTTAATTTTTGAAGTTAGATCATTACAGTTAAAACGTCAGCCAGGTGAGATTTGCTTTCCTGGGGGTGGTGTGGAAAAAACAGATAGATCACCGAAAGAAGCGGCTATCCGTGAAACGACTGAAGAACTTGGAATCGATAAGAGTTTTATTACGAACGTTCATCCGTTAAATTACTTTGTCCAATCGATGGAGGGAAGAATTATTTATCCGTATGTAGGATTAATTGAATCAATTGATGCTATTCAACCTAACCCTGATGAGGTAAAGGAAATTTTCACCGTCCCATTACAATTTTTTAAAGATAATGAACCTGAAGAACACGGACTATCTTTTCAAATTCAACATAATGAAGATTTTCCATACCATCTCATTCCTGGTGGAAAGAATTACTCGTGGCGTACAAGAGAGATTACAGAGTACTTTTACTTTTATAAGGATTATGTAATTTGGGGACTAACTGCCAATATATTACGTCACTTCTTATCAATTATTTTAGAAGACAAATAA
- a CDS encoding iron-sulfur cluster assembly accessory protein has product MNCKINRNAAKVLKQQLESEEAKGKMVRIYVTHEHGDHVHYGLSFDTPTEHDEIVKTDKDIDVLLDTRNDWLDGVWIQYFYVPEEGFVISNPTKGNHHHHH; this is encoded by the coding sequence ATGAATTGTAAAATAAATCGAAACGCAGCGAAAGTTTTAAAGCAACAGTTAGAATCAGAAGAAGCAAAAGGAAAAATGGTTCGTATATATGTGACTCATGAGCATGGTGATCATGTTCATTACGGTTTAAGTTTTGATACTCCAACAGAGCATGATGAAATTGTAAAAACAGATAAAGATATTGATGTTTTACTTGACACAAGGAATGACTGGTTAGATGGTGTTTGGATTCAATATTTTTATGTTCCTGAAGAAGGGTTTGTTATCTCGAATCCAACAAAAGGCAATCATCACCACCATCATTAA